The segment TGCGAATACCTCCCAACAAGCGATAGCAGAAGAAGGTTACGAACTGGTCGAAAACGTTCCTTACCGGCAAGACGATGAACTGACCGAATATATGCAGGAACGTTGCCGGTTGGACATCTATCACCCGATAGAGAAAACCGGTTTTGCGACGGTCGTCTGGTTTCATGGTGGAGGATTACGTGCGGGAAATAAGTATCTTCCCGACCAACTAAGGGAAAAAGGCATTGCAGTCGTGCCCGTCAATTACCGGTTGCACCCCAAAGTAAAATCACCCGCCTATATCGACGATGCTGCCGCAGCTGTTGCCTGGGTATTCAAGAATATCGAATCGTACGGAGGTGACCCGAAGAAGATTTTTGTCAGCGGTCATTCGGCTGGTGGTTACCAGACAAGCATGATCGGTCTCGATAAAAAGTGGCTACAGAAGTACGACCTCGATGCCAATGAGATTGCCGGTTTAATTCCTTTCAGCGGCCATAGCATCACCCATTTCACGGTTCGTAAGGAAATGGGCATCGATAAAAATACGCCGCTCATTGACGACATGGCCCCGCTTTCTCATCTGAGGAAGGACGCTCCACCCATCCTCATTATCACCGGGGATCGTGAGTTGGAACTATTGGGCCGTTACGAAGAAAATGCCTATATGTGGCGAATGCTGAAAATCGTGGGACACCCTGATGTGAAACTGGAAGAGCTGGAAGGTTTCACCCATGGCGGAATGAATCAACCTGCGCAGTTACTGCTATTAGACTTCATGAAGAAACATAGCAAGTAAGATCAGTGTTGCGACGAACTTTAGCAGACGTCCCTAGCGGGACTCGGTCCATTCCGTGTCTTCGTACTTCTGCTGGGCCAGTTCGCGAATCTCATCCTTGGGTAAGTCGTATTCGGCAGCAGAGGCACCCCACTCTTCTGTTAAAGCAGATCGGATTGCCTCACGCTCCAGAGGGAGATTCGTCATGAATTCAAGATGGGTGCGACCAGACCGATATTCGGGTTCTCGTTCCGGTTTGGTCAACAAACGAGCCGCTTGTTCCAGTGGAAAACCATACAAAATAGTGCCGTGATGGAGGCAGTTATTCTTGATCCAGCGCTGCGAGTTTCCGGAGAATTTTAAACCACCCACGGTCAAATCGCTGATACCAGCCAGTTCGATTCGGTCTTCTTCTAGTAAGCGGAGTTGCAAACTTTGCCCGATGCGATTGAGGATGAACTCAATCGATTCTTTGATTCCAGGATGTTCAGTGAACGGGATTAGCAGGGAAAACACGAGACACCCAGGGCCTAGTAAAACAGTTCCCCCTCCGGACATGCGCCGGATCACGGGAACCTGTTCCTTGCGGCAGGCGTCGTAATCGACGTTCAGTCCCAGTTTATTGCCACGCCCGACAATCACTGCAGGAAACGGAAGCTCCCATAGTCGCAACGTAGGGGGGATATCACCTGTGGCGAGCATCTTCAGCAGTATCTCGTCCAGTGCCAGGTTTTCCTGCGGAGAAGGCAATGTCGATTCGAGCAGGTGGAATATCATTTTATCCATGCACGAACAGTCCTTGCCTGAAGAAACAGTTTATCACTTCGGATCTTATCCAAGATCTAAAAGGAATTCGCTCTCAATATTAACGCCATTCCTAGAAGTGGATTGCGCGGCCATCAACAGCCATTGCTGCTTCTTTCACAGCCTCAGCCAAGGTCGGATGGGCGTGGCAGCAGCGGGCCAGGTCTTCGGCGCTTGCACCAAATTCCATGGCGACAGCTGCTTCCGCAATTAAGTCACCCGCATGGGGTCCGAGAATGTGAACCCCCAAAAGTCGGTCAGTCGTATTATCGGCCAGGATTTTGACGCGGCCTTCAGTATGCCCAATTGCCCGAGCCCGCCCGTTCGCCAGGAATGGGAAAGACCCTTTCCGATAAGCGACGCCGTCTTGCAGCAGCTGATCTTCAGTTTTACCCACGGCGGCGATTTCGGGACTGGTGTAAGCAATCGAGGGGATCGCGTTGTAGTTAACGTGCCCATAGCCAGTAACGATTTTTTCGACGCAGGCGATTCCTTCTTCTTCGGCTTTGTGAGCTAGCATCGCTCCGCCAATGACATCGCCTACGGCAAACACATTCGGAACAGAAGTGGCATAGCTACCATCGACAGGAATGAATCCTCGCTGAGCCAGCTCAACTCCGATCGTATCCAATCCGAGATTTTCTGTGTTTGGTTTTCGGCCTACAGCCATCAGCACGCGATCACAATTAATCGGGTCCTGGCCGTCGACCTCGACGACGCATCCCTTTTTATTGGCCGACGCTGCGGTCACTTTAGCGCCCAATTGGAACGTGAGGCCCTGCTTCTCGAAAACCTTCTGAGCTTCAGCTGCGATTTCGGCATCTGTTCCCGGACAAATCCGATCCAGGTATTCAAGAACAGTCACTTTCGAGCCAAGACGATTCCAAACAGTGCCCAATTCGACGCCGATGTATCCTGCACCAATCACGACGAGATGTTGAGGAACATCCGTGTATTCGAGGGCTTCAGTGCTGCTGGCAATCTTGTCACCATTGAACTCAATTCCGGGCAGCGATGAGGGGACTGAACCCGTCGCGATGAGAATATTTTTCCCTTCGACTTGCACTGTCTCTTTGTCGTTAGTCACTTCAAGCGAATTAGGGCCGGTGAACTTGGCATGACCCATGTATCGTTTAATTTTATTCTTGCGAAACAGCCCGTCAATTCCACCGACCAGCATCTGTACGACGTTTTTGCGGTGGGCTTGCATCTTTTCGAGATCTAGTTCGAGCTTGCCAGTTTTGATTCCAAATCCGGCGAACTCTGTTTCCGCGGCGCGGTATTTTTCGCTCGTTTCGAGCAGTGCTTTACTCGGAATACAGCCTACGCGCAGGCACGTTCCGCCCAGAGCTTTTTCTTTTTCGATACAGGCAACATTCAAACCCAATTGAGCGGCTCGAATGGCTGCAACGTATCCCCCGGGACCAGCTCCAATGACGACCAGATCGTGTTGACTCATGACTTAGTTTACTTCACTATTTTATTCTGACAGTAAAAAGGAAGAGAAGCCGTCCTCACGGAGCACGGCGTTCTCTGGTGGAGCCCTCTTGTTCTCACTGGAAGGTCAGAAGGGTCCTGTTTTTATCTGATTCGTATTTATCAGACTTCCATCAGCATGCGAGCCGGGTCTTCAACGACTTCTTTGATGCGTCGGAGGAAGCTCACCGCTTCTTTACCATCGACCACGCGATGGTCGTAAGTCAGGGCGACATACATCATCGGGCGAATGACGACTTCTCCGTTCACAGCAACGGGACGGTCGACAATGCCGTGCATTCCAAGCACACCGGACTGAGGCGGGTTGACGATCGGAGTCGACAATAGAGAACCATAAACGCCACCGTTGGTGATGGTGAAGGTTCCCCCCTGAAGTTCATCCAAACCAATTTTGTTCGCCTGAGCTCGTTTGGCGAATTCAGCGATTGTCAGTTCGATCTCAGCAAAGCTGAGCCGCTCGGCATTGCGAATAATAGGGACGACTAACCCTTTACCACCACCGATAGCGACGCCGATGTCGTAGTAGTTGCGGTAGACCAGGTTTTTATCGCGAAGTTCCGCGTTGATTTGCGGGAAGGCATTCAATGCGTCAATCGTTGCTTTAACAAAGAAGGACATGAATCCGAGCTTGATACCGTACTTCTTAACGAATGTATCCTGATACTGTTTACGAAATGCCATCACATTGGCCATATCAATTTCGTTGAACGTCGTCAGCAAGGCAGCATTATGTTGAGCCGAGACAAGCCGTTCGGCAATTCGCTGCCGAATGGGGCTCATGGGGACGATATCTTCATGTCGTCCGGCCTGACCATTAGTCGAGGAATCTGCAACCGCCGGACGATGACTGAGGACGTCTTCTTTTAACAGACGACCACCCGGACCTGTCGCTTTGACATCGCCTGCAGACAGGCCTTTTTCAGCCAGTAGTCGTTCTGCTGCGGGCATCACGCGAGTGCCACCATTTCCATTGCCACTACCCGAGTCTGAAGCCGAAGCGGCAGCGGGCTCTGATTTGGATGAGGTTTGCGCACTCTTGGAGCCTCCGGAATCGCTGGAACCTTCATCAGACCCAGCCGGTTTCTCGGCAGGTTCCATGTAGCCGATGACTTCCCCAACGGAAGCTTGCTCGCCTACTTTTTTGAGGATCTCAGTAATGATACCGTTAATCGGAGCAGGTACGTCAAAGGTCGCTTTATCTGTTTCCAGTTCAACGACATTGGCGTCGGCGTCCACATACGATCCTTTTTCCGCGTGCCAGGCACCGATGTGGACTTCCGTGATGGACTCCCCGACGGCGGGGACTTTCAGTTCGACAGCCATAAGTTGCACTGCCTCTCCATAGATTTGGGATTAATTTTTACTGGTGTAGGAACACTGTTCTGAGTGGCTTTCAGGCGACTTGACGCGGGACCTGACCGTTGTATTTCGTCAGATTGCAGTATCGTGTGAAAGCTCGTTTTGTTTCAAGGTTGTAGAACGATGTTTCGAAGGTTAGTCGGGAGCTGGCCAGAATTTACAGAAGTCCTGGAATGCCGCTTCTAGTAGTGATGCCTGCTCCATGTCGTGAGACTTCTTCGAACCTGTTGCCGGACTGGCTGAAGCAGGACGCTGCAAACCGGCGAATGGAAGTCGTTCAAACAACTTTTCGCCGAAATGAATTCGCATGAACCGCCACGCGCCCATGTTCTCAGGTTCTTCCTGAACCCAGTACACAGGTGTGTTGTCCGGATACTCTTTTAACGCCTGTTTCAATTCACGTTGCGGTAATGGATACAGTTGTTCAACGCGAATAATATGCACGTCGTTGTGTTCATTCTCGCGACGCTGCTGGAGCAGGTCGTAATAGATTTTTCCGCTGCATAACAAGATTCGGCGGACCTTATTGGGAGGTTCGATCCCTTCGACGCGGTCTGGAATGACTTTCTGGAACCCATCGTTCGCTAACTCTTCCAGAGTCGAGACTGCTTCTTTATGTCGCAGCAGACTTTTCGGTGTCATAACGATCAACGGTTTCCGCCATTTGCTTAACATCTGACGACGAAGCATATGGAAGAACTGCGAGGGAGTAGTGGGAACCACAATCTGCATATTATCTTCGGCCGCCAGCATCAGGTATCGTTCCAGGCGAGCCGAAGAGTGTTCTGGTCCCTGCCCTTCGAATCCGTGAGGCAACAGGACCACCAAGCCACTTAAGCGTCGCCATTTTTCTTCGGCACTGCAAATAAACTGGTCGAAGATGACCTGAGCTGCGTTACTGAAGTCGCCGAACTGGGCTTCCCAGATTGTTAAACCACTCGGACAGTCCAAGCTGTATCCGTAATCAAATCCGAGGACGCCCGCTTCGGACAGGGCGCTGTTGTAGATATTCACATTGCCGGGAAACTTCGCCACGTTTCTCAGTGGCATGTATC is part of the Polystyrenella longa genome and harbors:
- a CDS encoding alpha/beta hydrolase, which translates into the protein MHRSSLLPVLFFLLLCLFANTSQQAIAEEGYELVENVPYRQDDELTEYMQERCRLDIYHPIEKTGFATVVWFHGGGLRAGNKYLPDQLREKGIAVVPVNYRLHPKVKSPAYIDDAAAAVAWVFKNIESYGGDPKKIFVSGHSAGGYQTSMIGLDKKWLQKYDLDANEIAGLIPFSGHSITHFTVRKEMGIDKNTPLIDDMAPLSHLRKDAPPILIITGDRELELLGRYEENAYMWRMLKIVGHPDVKLEELEGFTHGGMNQPAQLLLLDFMKKHSK
- a CDS encoding lipoate--protein ligase family protein, producing the protein MDKMIFHLLESTLPSPQENLALDEILLKMLATGDIPPTLRLWELPFPAVIVGRGNKLGLNVDYDACRKEQVPVIRRMSGGGTVLLGPGCLVFSLLIPFTEHPGIKESIEFILNRIGQSLQLRLLEEDRIELAGISDLTVGGLKFSGNSQRWIKNNCLHHGTILYGFPLEQAARLLTKPEREPEYRSGRTHLEFMTNLPLEREAIRSALTEEWGASAAEYDLPKDEIRELAQQKYEDTEWTESR
- the lpdA gene encoding dihydrolipoyl dehydrogenase gives rise to the protein MSQHDLVVIGAGPGGYVAAIRAAQLGLNVACIEKEKALGGTCLRVGCIPSKALLETSEKYRAAETEFAGFGIKTGKLELDLEKMQAHRKNVVQMLVGGIDGLFRKNKIKRYMGHAKFTGPNSLEVTNDKETVQVEGKNILIATGSVPSSLPGIEFNGDKIASSTEALEYTDVPQHLVVIGAGYIGVELGTVWNRLGSKVTVLEYLDRICPGTDAEIAAEAQKVFEKQGLTFQLGAKVTAASANKKGCVVEVDGQDPINCDRVLMAVGRKPNTENLGLDTIGVELAQRGFIPVDGSYATSVPNVFAVGDVIGGAMLAHKAEEEGIACVEKIVTGYGHVNYNAIPSIAYTSPEIAAVGKTEDQLLQDGVAYRKGSFPFLANGRARAIGHTEGRVKILADNTTDRLLGVHILGPHAGDLIAEAAVAMEFGASAEDLARCCHAHPTLAEAVKEAAMAVDGRAIHF
- the odhB gene encoding 2-oxoglutarate dehydrogenase complex dihydrolipoyllysine-residue succinyltransferase, producing MAVELKVPAVGESITEVHIGAWHAEKGSYVDADANVVELETDKATFDVPAPINGIITEILKKVGEQASVGEVIGYMEPAEKPAGSDEGSSDSGGSKSAQTSSKSEPAAASASDSGSGNGNGGTRVMPAAERLLAEKGLSAGDVKATGPGGRLLKEDVLSHRPAVADSSTNGQAGRHEDIVPMSPIRQRIAERLVSAQHNAALLTTFNEIDMANVMAFRKQYQDTFVKKYGIKLGFMSFFVKATIDALNAFPQINAELRDKNLVYRNYYDIGVAIGGGKGLVVPIIRNAERLSFAEIELTIAEFAKRAQANKIGLDELQGGTFTITNGGVYGSLLSTPIVNPPQSGVLGMHGIVDRPVAVNGEVVIRPMMYVALTYDHRVVDGKEAVSFLRRIKEVVEDPARMLMEV